Proteins from a genomic interval of Gammaproteobacteria bacterium:
- a CDS encoding alpha/beta fold hydrolase, with amino-acid sequence MCWSAGSACVNGLQLSWEQAGPDHGEPLLMVMGLGGQLIHWPEALCAALVDRGFRLIRFDNRDAGLSAHADRGIRVNLPRDWLRARFGRAGAANYDLHDMADDAMGLLDALQVGKAHLLGVSMGGMISQIVAARYPRRVSSLCSIMSSTNHPKLPPARLDVLWRMAGIGPRPKTREQVIHKTTAMLNRVGSPGFPTPIEYRRKLAGRAYDRAFRPRDLMRQTHAIVSTGSFEDLLPQIRVPTQVVHGLADPLLRPVHGRRSAQLIRNSRLELIPGMGHDFALPLMSRWADLVSGNAARA; translated from the coding sequence ATGTGCTGGTCCGCCGGCAGCGCCTGCGTCAATGGGCTGCAACTCTCCTGGGAACAAGCGGGTCCGGATCATGGTGAACCTTTGCTGATGGTGATGGGTCTGGGCGGACAGTTGATCCACTGGCCGGAGGCCCTGTGCGCGGCGCTGGTGGACCGCGGCTTTCGCCTGATCCGCTTCGACAATCGCGATGCCGGACTGTCCGCGCACGCTGACCGCGGCATTCGCGTCAATCTTCCACGCGACTGGCTGCGTGCCCGTTTCGGGCGGGCGGGGGCGGCGAACTATGACCTGCACGACATGGCCGATGACGCGATGGGATTGCTGGACGCCCTGCAGGTCGGCAAGGCGCATCTGCTCGGTGTGTCCATGGGCGGCATGATTTCCCAGATTGTCGCCGCCCGTTATCCGAGGCGAGTCAGCAGCCTGTGCTCGATCATGTCCAGTACCAACCATCCCAAGCTGCCCCCGGCGCGGCTGGACGTGCTGTGGCGCATGGCGGGCATCGGTCCGCGGCCGAAGACGCGCGAGCAGGTGATTCACAAGACCACGGCGATGCTCAATCGTGTCGGCAGCCCCGGCTTTCCGACACCCATCGAATACCGGCGCAAACTGGCGGGCCGCGCCTACGATCGCGCCTTCAGACCGCGCGATCTGATGCGCCAGACCCACGCGATCGTCTCCACCGGTAGCTTCGAAGATCTGCTGCCGCAGATTCGGGTGCCGACGCAGGTGGTGCACGGTCTGGCCGATCCGCTGCTGCGACCGGTACACGGCCGCCGCAGCGCCCAGCTGATTCGGAATTCGCGTCTGGAACTGATCCCGGGCATGGGCCACGATTTCGCGCTGCCGCTGATGTCTCGCTGGGCCGATCTGGTGTCCGGCAACGCCGCTCGCGCCTGA